A single window of Triplophysa rosa linkage group LG20, Trosa_1v2, whole genome shotgun sequence DNA harbors:
- the LOC130570926 gene encoding ataxin-7, giving the protein MSERAEDDVRGEQQQQRRAARQLKQQRGEASTAMATVAERRSLPSPEIMLGQPWNNWVDAVKLYGSDGAELEESLKECGKNREAMRLCRDDMPIFGQCPAQDDFYLVMCSHCSHVVKPQAFQAHYERRHSSSNKPLSSYTSSKPAFSRNKDSVGGGVGGTLPRPSNVVGSIQPKINQPAKDKLLHRKSHFPCRVLQEESLTPAVKPEKVHLKVEPSAKLTHVPASSSTSSSSSSNTVSTSPLKSSLNFSPVPKAPHLASGQIPNGRGHLLSLDKKQDNSSASNKRLWYKRQEREFNPDIHCGVMDMIARKPCTRSLTCKTHSISQRRAVPGRRQRFDTLLAEHKSKVRDKELQFRLDHSHPAPPLRDPPPSRLSQDSHSVSHGNGTADAAKPLPLSKPKPHSSGLPRLNSTNSHSGGDPAMTHDQAHHSHPPPAGTEASRLSSDEGENEEREEATEKLDCHYSGCHPRPAAHCTFGSRLFGRGCYALDRRWDQVRCALTSMLDKHVNSQMWKKIPLALENSATSSSSHRASTNSHSSSISASFHGLSSPPPYDSKPVLSYGTTLNARSSPQSSATEQSRQVLASSPQMPSAHSSSLPSLGSNRSPKSRSKTFRAREPSSSLSNSIVKSSANISNTSSSLSSGKKRKNSSMLSSHSTYASESSSSFKKNCAVNSGNPGSTYHTSLASTPSPSSSHSGVYSMGLNCSPGRANSLSLKQESTGRGPPSGSPAESIKRMSVVMNSSDSTLSLGPFVHQSSDHHADARLEAKRRKGSPGSSSLNSTVSLVGGGGAQGPGRPKMAKSPAINNIHSKHARSMPGPPGLPNNSLIHQPKARP; this is encoded by the exons ATGTCGGAAAGGGCCGAAGATGACGTCAGGGGggagcagcagcagcagcgcaGAGCGGCCAGGCAGCTCAAGCAGCAGCGGGGTGAAGCCTCCACAGCAATGGCGACTGTGGCGGAGCGCAGATCCCTGCCCAGTCCAGAAATAATGCTGGGACAGCCCTGGAACAACTGGGTCGATGCCGTGAAACTCTACGGGAGCGACG GTGCGGAATTGGaagaaagtttgaaagagtGCGGGAAAAATCGCGAAGCCATGAGACTCTGCAGAGATG ACATGCCCATATTTGGCCAGTGTCCCGCACAGGATGACTTCTATCTGGTCATGTGCAGCCACTGTAGTCATGTAGTTAAACCCCAGGCCTTCCAAGCACACTACG AGAGAAGACACAGCTCCAGCAACAAGCCCCTGTCCAGCTACACCTCCTCGAAACCTGCATTCTCTCGGAACAAGGACAGTGTCGGGGGCGGAGTCGGGGGCACACTGCCACGCCCCTCTAATGTCGTTGGCAGCATCCAACCTAAAATCAACCAACCAGCCAAAGACAAGCTTCTTCACCGGAAGTCTCACTTCCCCTGTAGGGTGCTACAAGAAGAGAG TTTGACGCCTGCAGTCAAACCGGAGAAGGTCCATCTGAAGGTGGAACCTTCAGCCAAACTCACCCACGTGCCCGCCTCTTCTTCcacttcctcctcctcttcctccaaTACTGTGAGCACCTCTCCTCTCAAGTCCAGCCTTAACTTCTCCCCCGTACCAAAGGCTCCACATCTGGCCTCTGGCCAGATCCCCAATGGAAGGGGCCATCTCTTGTCTCTAGACAAGAAACAGGACAACAGCAGTGCCAGTAACAAAAGACTCTGGTATAAGAGACAAG AACGAGAGTTTAATCCAGATATCCATTGTGGGGTTATGGATATGATTGCCCGAAAGCCATGCACAAGATCGTTAACATGCAAG ACACATTCCATAAGCCAGAGAAGGGCGGTGCCTGGCCGTCGGCAGCGATTCGACACACTGCTCGCTGAACACAAGAGCAAAGTGCGCGACAAGGAGCTGCAGTTCAGGTTGGACCACTCCCACCCAGCACCCCCTCTCAGGGACCCTCCTCCCTCCCGCCTCTCACAAGACTCCCACTCGGTGTCCCACGGCAATGGCACTGCCGATGCTGCTAAGCCTTTGCCCCTCAGCAAACCTAAACCTCATAGTTCTGGGCTTCCGCG GCTGAACAGCACTAACTCTCACAGTGGAGGAGACCCAGCCATGACCCACGACCAGGCCCACCACTCTCACCCGCCACCCGCCGGTACCGAGGCCAGTCGCCTGTCCAGCGACGAGGGAGAaaatgaggagagagaggaggccACAGAGAAACTGGACTGCCATTATTCAGGTTGCCACCCACGACCGGCTGCT CACTGCACTTTTGGAAGTCGGTTGTTTGGTAGAGGCTGTTATGCGCTTGACCGGCGATGGGATCAAGTTCGGTGTGCTCTGACCAGCATGTTGGACAAACATGTCAACTCACAAATGTGGAA GAAAATCCCTCTTGCGTTGGAAAACTCTGCAACGTCATCGTCCTCTCACCGGGCGAGCACAAACTCCCACTCTTCCTCCATTTCCGCTAGCTTTCACGGCCTGTCCTCGCCACCTCCCTACGACAGCAAACCGGTCCTGTCGTACGGCACCACCCTGAACGCCCGCTCCTCACCGCAGTCCTCCGCCACCGAGCAGTCTAGGCAAGTGTTGGCCTCGTCACCCCAGATGCCTTCAGCCCACTCGTCCTCTCTACCCTCTTTGGGCTCCAACCGATCCCCCAAATCCAGATCCAAGACCTTCAGGGCTAGAGAACCATCATCCAGCCTAAGCAACTCTATCGTCAAGAGCAGCGCTAACATCAGTAACACAAGCAGTAGCCTCAGTTCAGGCAAGAAGCGAAAAAACAGCTCCATGTTATCCTCCCACAGCACTTACGCTTCTGAATCATCTTCTTCTTTTAAAAAGAACTGTGCGGTAAACTCCGGCAACCCGGGGAGCACGTACCACACCTCGCTCGCCTCCACCCCCTCACCATCATCATCCCACAGTGGGGTGTACAGCATGGGGCTGAACTGCTCCCCGGGTAGGGCTAATTCTTTGAGCTTGAAACAGGAGTCGACAGGACGTGGGCCTCCATCAGGCAGCCCCGCGGAGTCTATCAAACGTATGAGCGTGGTAATGAACAGCAGCGACTCCACGCTCTCCCTCGGCCCGTTCGTTCACCAGAGCAGCGATCACCATGCGGATGCACGTCTGGAAGCCAAAAGGAGGAAGGGCTCGCCTGGCTCAAGTAGCCTCAATAGCACAG TGTCTTTAGTGGGAGGCGGTGGCGCACAGGGTCCTGGAAGGCCCAAAATGGCCAAATCTCCAGCAATCAATAACATCCACAGCAAACACGCTCGCTCTATGCCTGGACCCCCGGGACTCCCTAACAATTCACTCATACATCAG CCAAAGGCTCGTCCCTGA
- the thoc7 gene encoding THO complex subunit 7 homolog, translating into MGSITDDEVIRKRLLIDGDGAGDDRRINVLMKSFSKWCHSNFTPEEGLAQYQRMLGSLAQCEFSMGKTLLVYNMNLKEMDNYEAIYGDIGKSITSAHEKIAECKKEILRAKRIRKNRQEYDALARVIKQHPDRHETLKQLEALDKELQQLSQIKENVEDKLELRKKQFHVLLTTIQELQQTLEDDEKMESDDAQDSPMENGD; encoded by the exons ATGGGTAGCATTACAGATG ATGAGGTTATTCGGAAGCGTCTTCTCATTGATGGAGATGGAGCTGGAGATGATAGACGCATCAATGTGCTCATGAAGAGCTTCTCCAAATGGTGTCATTCAAACTTCACACCAGAGGAAGG GTTAGCACAGTATCAAAGAATGTTGGGATCTTTGGCTCAGTGTGAATTCTCCATGGGAAAGACGTTACTTGTGTACAACATGAACCTGAAAGAAATGGATAATTATGAAGCAATCTATGGAGATATTG GGAAAAGTATAACCTCAGCCCATGAAAAAATTGCAGAGTGCAAAAAAGAAATCCTGAGAGCAAAAAGGATACGAAAAAATAGGCAAG AGTATGATGCTTTGGCCAGGGTTATCAAGCAACATCCAGACCGACATGAGACCTTAAA acAGCTTGAGGCTTTGGACAAAGAGCTTCAACAACTTTCCCAAATCAAAGAGAATGTGGAGGACaag TTGGAACTTCGTAAGAAACAGTTTCATGTTCTTCTCACCACAATCCAGGAACTTCAGCAAACTTTGGAGG atgATGAGAAGATGGAAAGTGATGATGCCCAAGACAGCCCAATGGAAAATGGAGACTAA
- the psmd6 gene encoding 26S proteasome non-ATPase regulatory subunit 6 has product MPLENLEEEGLPKNPNLRIAQLKFLLTLDDHRHDAKVKSELMDAIKQNNMAPYYEALCKELKWQVDTDLLSKMKKANEEELKRLDDVLEDAEKSLGESEIRDAMMAKAEYLIRIGDKEGALTAFRKTYDKTVALGHRLDIVFYLLRIGLFYMDNDLITRNTEKAKSLIEEGGDWDRRNRLKVYQGLYCVAIRDFKQAAELFLDTVSTFTSYELMDYKTFVTYTVYVCMIALKRPDLREKVIKGAEILEVLHSLPSVRQYLFSLYECRYSVFFQSLARVEQEMKQDWLFAPHYRYYVREMRILAYSQLLESYRSLTLGYMAEAFGVSTEFIDQELSRFIAAGRLHCKIDKVNEIVETNRPDSKNWQYQETIKKGDLLLNRVQKLSRVINM; this is encoded by the exons ATGCCTTTGGAGAACCTGGAGGAAGAGGGTTTACCTAAAAACCCCAATCTCAGGATAGCTCAGCTGAAGTTTCTACTGACTCTCGATGATCACAGGCATGATGCTAAAGTGAAAAGCGAGCTGATGGATGCCATCAAACAAAACA ACATGGCCCCGTACTATGAAGCCCTATGCAAAGAGCTGAAATGGCAGGTGGACACGGATCTGTTGAGTAAAATGAAGAAAGCCAATGAGGAGGAATTGAAACGACTTGATGATGTTCTGGAAGATGCTGAGAAGAGCCTCGGAGAAAGTGAGATCAGAGATGCCATGATGGCCAAAGCTGAATATCTCATACGCATTGGTGATAAG GAAGGAGCCCTGACTGCCTTCAGGAAGACTTATGACAAGACCGTTGCCCTTGGGCATCGCTTGGATATTGTCTTTTACCTGCTGAGGATTGGCCTGTTTTACATGGACAATGACCTCATCACCCGGAACACTGAGAAAGCCAAAag TCTGATCGAGGAAGGCGGAGACTGGGACAGAAGGAATCGCCTGAAGGTGTATCAGGGTCTTTACTGTGTGGCCATCCGTGATTTCAAGCAGGCAGCAGAGCTTTTTCTGGATACCGTCTCCACATTTACCTCTTATGAGCTTATGGACTACAAGACGTTTGTTACAtacactgtgtatgtgtgtatgataGCACTCAAGCGGCCGGACCTGAGAGAGAAG GTGATTAAAGGTGCTGAGATCCTAGAGGTGTTGCACAGTTTACCTTCCGTCCGTCAGTATCTCTTCTCTCTGTACGAGTGCCgttattctgtattttttcagtcgTTGG CTCGAGTAGAACAGGAGATGAAGCAGGACTGGTTGTTCGCGCCTCACTACCGTTACTATGTTCGTGAGATGCGCATCCTTGCCTATAGCCAGCTGCTGGAATCCTACCGATCCCTCACACTGGGATATATGGCAGAGGCTTTTGGAGTCAGCACAGAATTCATCGACCA GGAACTCTCACGATTCATCGCTGCAGGCCGCCTACATTGCAAGATCGACAAAGTCAATGAAATCGTGGAAACCAACAG ACCTGATAGTAAGAACTGGCAGTACCAGGAAACCATAAAGAAGGGAGATCTCCTGCTGAACAGAGTGCAGAAGCTGTCTAGAGTGATCAACATGTAG